Proteins encoded within one genomic window of Mya arenaria isolate MELC-2E11 chromosome 13, ASM2691426v1:
- the LOC128214332 gene encoding PR domain zinc finger protein 10-like, with amino-acid sequence MASLDDLWCDNCERSHEGLCHKLGALHKVQDSIIPSRARLTLPQSLTLKSIKENGVVRQGVFAKKTVPVRSLFGPLDAPVISKTKVASPADEATTVWKKKHAMQKAMETSGSSHTSANESSEMNNESTSPIISHIKSQQPQSKMMSSTRAADLAISSIQEQLMSITRESINQRVDAGILGFAPLQSTPIHGNHNSYSHLPQNLQDLPGINYQNGSHNLPIIHDQLTSTLEHMQGLGPNEIAAIHHNLHISDLSSANQMTPMGAADQSISSQHALQIDIQSAESTGVADSAHLNVSDSTDNQSENETDESQALDMTFEFKVLTDDGYTEVLDREDEENSNWMIFVQPASVLREQNLLAYQEDGHIFYVSLKPISPNTELRVWYSKDYATSIGKGMLQSEDVRSGKPLHCLQCEVRFNDPSDMENHFCIGKTKTRRKGRPRKYVKPTKTWRAKLEKSRAKESQQDVKQLKTADIENSSAQKMITQTPKRGRGRPRVKPLVLQSEKERKTQKRKEEKPIVYPSRIEIHETVKPSQPELISQQNHEEVFVNAYDDVEDNGIDMDSYHGVEDDDDDDDDNEDPAYEKSLVVDEKEKKKRGPKLTKSPMSCPHCPAQFNAEAAFHVHVYEHTGVKPFICEIVLCGRGFLSKFKLERHRLIHTSPRHHKCPYCDKSFNRKDHLKNHMVTHDPNKRMWTCELCDKKYCYVFSYRTHMAIHRAERGETLSCGICEKKFENKEQLLFHLKVHTGARAAKNTTEKTHSCQECGKKFFTLKDVKRHMITHTKRKDFLCQHCPQRFGRKDHLTRHLRTSHTNDKDSTSPTGRQRRSTGESSNSSPSKRKERQVFAANVEPTMVPLQMSITGLPQEDLTDQLVNGVLPAAQISSNAITPALIQNLQYAVSQLQGQIPATFYEAAAQAAASAQEQQQQQQQQHQQQHQQQHQQLQITPIHAVPASAGMQTVQTSLPLQYKINDEGYVVSTQQPEQTIVRQIQLSPNMDYKHFTQSLQGNMYITSANPQSLHQNHQQQAATPTQPTQTLQQPTIQHITHVPQSHQQTQHIQTLLPASKIEMPEISHTSHVVTMQQPPEYQISVSSGLDQTRASLVEAKSAPISQFSNLLGYMETIRFLENLPTNNSNTYSFPMQQLQAVNVEVSQGQFIPTGSGNTAQASAANVININQADLVKGTINLNQTDFSKGTLSINQVDLPKGMVTISHPHGAVLTAQDLKTVVSLAQSGTPLQQVTYQQQ; translated from the exons ATGGCGTCACTTGATGATTTAT GGTGTGATAACTGTGAACGGAGCCATGAAGGGCTTTGCCACAAGCTAGGGGCCTTGCACAAGGTCCAAGACTCCATTATCCCTTCACGGGCTAGACTCACGCTCCCCCAGTCCCTAACACTGAAGAGCATCAAAGAGAATGGAGTTGTTC GGCAGGGTGTGTTTGCCAAGAAAACAGTACCTGTACGGTCACTGTTTGGTCCCCTGGATGCCCctgttatttcaaaaacaaaggtAGCCAGCCCTGCAGATGAAGCAACAACAGTTTGGAAGAAGAAACATGCAATGCAGAAGGCTATGGAAACTTCAGGTTCTTCTCATACAAGTGCTAACGAGAGTTCGGAGATGAACAATGAATCTACTTCACCAATTATCTCCCACATCAAATCTCAACAGCCCCAGTCAAAGATGATGTCATCGACAAGGGCTGCAGATTTGGCCATTTCAAGCATTCAAGAGCAGCTTATGTCCATTACAAGAGAAAGTATCAATCAGAGAGTAGATGCCGGTATTCTAGGATTTGCTCCTCTCCAATCTACTCCCATTCATGGTAATCACAACAGTTATAGTCATCTGCCACAGAATCTTCAAGATTTGCCTGGAATCAATTATCAGAATGGATCTCACAACTTACCAATCATTCATGATCAGTTGACTTCAACACTTGAACACATGCAAGGACTTGGACCTAATGAAATAGCGGCAATACATCATAATTTGCACATTTCTGATTTGAGCTCAGCCAATCAGATGACGCCAATGGGGGCTGCAGACCAATCAATATCATCCCAGCATGCTTTGCAGATTGATATCCAATCAGCTGAGAGTACAGGGGTAGCTGATTCTGCCCACCTGAATGTGAGTGACAGCACAGACAACCAATCAGAAAATGAGACAGATGAGAGTCAGGCATTGGACATGACCTTTGAATTCAAg gtgTTGACAGATGATGGGTATACAGAGGTATTGGACAGAGAAGATGAGGAGAATTCTAACTGGATGATCTTTGTGCAGCCTGCTAGCGTACTCCGGGAACAGAACCTCCTAGCTTACCAAGAGGATGGACACATCTTCTATGTATCCCTAAAG CCTATATCTCCAAATACAGAGCTGAGAGTATGGTACTCGAAGGACTATGCCACGTCCATTGGAAAGGGTATGCTGCAGTCAGAGGATGTGAGATCAG GAAAGCCTCTTCACTGCTTGCAGTGTGAGGTCAGATTTAATGACCCCAGTGACATGGAAAATCACTTCTGTATTGGCAAAACAAAGACACGTAGAAAGGGTCGCCCTCGGAAGTACGTCAAACCAACAAAAACATGGCGAGCAAAACTTGAGAAATCTCGTGCAAAAGAATCTCAGCAGGATgttaaacaattgaaaacagCTGACATAGAAAATTCAAGTGCTCAGAAAATGATAACTCAGACTCCTAAACGTGGGAGAGGTAGACCAAGAGTGAAGCCTCTTGTCCTACAAAGtgaaaaagagagaaaaacTCAAAAAAGGAAGGAAGAAAAACCTATAGTTTATCCATCTAGGATTGAGATTCATGAGACGGTTAAACCTTCGCAGCCGGAATTAATATCACAACAAAACCATGAGGAAGTGTTTGTTAATGCTTATGATGATGTTGAAGATAATGGAATTGATATGGATTCATATCATGGTgtagaagatgatgatgatgatgatgatgataacgaaGATCCTGCATATGAAAAGAGCCTCGTGGTTgatgaaaaagagaaaaaaaaacgagGTCCTAAGCTTACAAAAAGTCCAATGTCATGTCCTCATTGTCCGGCACAGTTTAACGCTGAGGCAGCTTTCCATGTTCATGTGTATGAACATACTGGTgtaaaaccatttatttgtgAGATTGTTTTATGTGGCAGGGGATTCTTGTCAAAGTTCAAGTTGGAAAGACATAGACTCATACACACAAGTCCTAGACATCATAAATGCCCTTACTGTGATAAAAGTTTCAATCGTAAAGATCACCTTAAAAACCACATGGTAACCCATGATCCGAATAAACGAATGTGGACTTGCGAGTTGTGCGATAAAAAATACTGCTACGTTTTTTCTTATAGAACTCATATGGCTATTCACAGAGCAGAACGGGGAGAAACATTAAGTTGTGGtatttgtgaaaagaaattTGAGAATAAAGAACAGCTTCTCTTTCACTTGAAAGTACATACAGGTGCACGGGCAGCAAAGAATACCACAGAGAAAACACACTCCTGTCAAGAGTGTGGGAAGAAATTTTTCACCCTTAAAGATGTCAAGCGACACATGATTACTCACACTAAGCGTAAAGATTTCTTATGCCAACACTGTCCTCAAAGGTTTGGCCGAAAGGATCACCTGACTAGGCATTTGCGGACATCGCACACAAACGACAAAGATTCCACAAGTCCAACAGGTAGACAAAGGCGAAGCACCGGTGAAAGTAGCAATTCTTCACCAAGTAAACGTAAAGAGCGTCAAGTTTTTGCTGCAAATGTTGAACCCACAATGGTTCCACTTCAGATGTCAATAACTGGACTTCCTCAAGAGGATCTGACTGACCAGCTAGTTAATGGAGTTTTGCCTGCTGCTCAAATTTCCAGCAATGCAATAACCCCTGCGTTGATACAAAATCTCCAGTATGCTGTAAGCCAACTACAAGGTCAAATACCAGCAACATTTTATGAGGCAGCAGCTCAAGCTGCAGCTAGTGCTCAagaacaacagcagcagcagcaacagcagcaccAACAACAGCACCAACAACAGCATCAGCAATTACAGATCACTCCTATTCATGCAGTACCTGCTTCTGCCGGTATGCAAACGGTTCAAACAAGTCTTCCTCTTCAGTACAAGATCAATGATGAAGGCTATGTGGTAAGTACACAGCAGCCTGAACAAACAATTGTCCGTCAGATCCAGCTGTCCCCAAACATGGACTATAAACACTTCACCCAGTCTCTACAGGGTAACATGTACATCACTTCAGCCAACCCCCAATCCCTACACCAAAACCACCAGCAGCAGGCGGCCACGCCCACCCAGCCCACACAGACTCTTCAACAGCCAACCATTCAGCACATCACCCATGTGCCCCAATCCCATCAACAAACTCAACACATCCAAACTCTTCTGCCAGCAAGTAAAATAGAGATGCCTGAAATCTCTCACACAAGTCATGTGGTAACAATGCAGCAACCACCCGAGTATCAAATAAGTGTGTCATCCGGCCTTGATCAGACTAGAGCTTCCCTCGTTGAAGCCAAATCTGCTCCTATTTCTCAATTTTCAAACTTGCTTGGATACATGGAGACAATACGGTTCTTGGAAAACCTTCCCACTAATAACTCCAATACATACTCCTTTCCTATGCAGCAGCTACAGGCTGTAAATGTTGAAGTTTCACAGGGACAGTTTATTCCTACTGGATCTGGTAACACTGCACAAGCCAGCGCAGCAAATGTCATTAACATTAATCAAGCAGATCTTGTGAAAGGAACTATCAATTTGAATCAGACCGATTTCTCTAAAGGTACTTTAAGCATTAACCAGGTTGATCTACCAAAAGGAATGGTAACTATTTCCCACCCCCATGGGGCAGTTTTGACCGCTCAGGATCTAAAGACAGTGGTCAGTCTGGCACAAAGCGGGACACCTCTACAGCAAGTTACATATCAACAACAATAG
- the LOC128213300 gene encoding innexin unc-9-like, whose translation MESLIDQITKRFKTIKGHNNDDAIDRLSHVYTSVSLVIIAIFLTTAHFVGKPIHCWNPAHYEKDWYKSYIENYCWISNTYHVAFHDQLPEGIEERKDREITYYQWVPLILLFQAFLFKIPNIIWRLLHSHAGVSLHNMVDLAEKTQGTSPKDRQDTIQTLADIIDHWLKTERSWKNNRYTRMRDAMSQKCSLMCSKRGGNFLAGLYVIVKLLFFANVVAQFFILNAFMASSYNMYGFEVLHKLSDNTPWENSPRFPLVTFCDFQIRQLQNIVRYSLQCVLPINLFNEKFFVFLWFWFFIMGIASLYSLIKTLVVIVDNGSRYRFVKKYLKIDNKIQSGFDRKVCRRFADQYLREDGVFVLRVITSNSTDLVTTDLVSELWRKFNTEEEKASANLKSNGLRDDFTDIKANI comes from the exons AT gGAGTCACTGATCGACCAAATCACAAAGAGGTTTAAGACGATCAAAGGGCATAACAACGACGACGCCATAGATCGACTCAGTCACGTGTACACATCAGTTTCACTTGTCATCATTGCCATCTTCCTCACTACAGCGCATTTCGTCGGCAAGCCAATCCACTGTTGGAACCCCGCACACTATGAAAAGGACTGGTATAAGAGCTACATAGAAAACTATTGCTGGATCTCCAATACGTACCACGTAGCCTTTCATGACCAGCTACCTGAAGGAATTGAGGAACGCAAGGACAGGGAAATAACCTACTACCAATGGGTACCACTGATTCTGCTTTTTCAGGCTTTCTTGTTCAAAATACCGAACATTATCTGGAGATTGCTCCATTCGCATGCCGGTGTAAGCCTTCACAACATGGTCGACCTGGCTGAGAAGACACAGGGGACGTCGCCGAAGGATCGACAGGATACTATTCAAACTCTTGCTGACATCATTGATCACTGGTTGAAAACGGAGAGATCATGGAAAAACAATCGCTATACAAGGATGAGAGATGCAATGAGTCAGAAATGCAGTCTGATGTGTAGTAAACGAGGTGGTAATTTTCTTGCCGGTCTCTACGTAATCGTGAAGCTTTTGTTCTTTGCAAATGTTGTTGCGCAGTTCTTTATCCTGAATGCATTCATGGCATCGAGTTACAATATGTATGGATTTGAGGTCCTTCACAAATTGTCCGATAACACTCCTTGGGAGAACAGTCCTCGCTTTCCTCTTGTAACTTTCTGTGACTTCCAGATTCGACAGCTTCAGAATATTGTTCGGTACAGTCTACAATGCGTCCTCCCGATCAACCTCTTCAACGAAAAGTTCTTCGTCTTTCTTTGGTTCTGGTTTTTCATAATGGGTATTGCATCACTGTACAGCCTCATTAAAACTTTAGTTGTGATCGTTGACAATGGCAGTCGCTATCGATTCGTTAAGAAATATCtgaaaattgacaataaaattcAGAGCGGATTTGACAGGAAAGTTTGCCGGAGATTCGCGGATCAGTACTTGCGAGAAGATGGTGTGTTCGTCCTTAGAGTAATCACTAGTAACTCGACGGATCTTGTCACGACAGATTTGGTGTCTGAACTGTGGAGAAAGTTTAATACAGAAGAAGAAAAAGCGTCAGCCAATCTAAAATCCAATGGACTTCGAGATGATTTCACTGACATAAAAGCAAATATCTAG
- the LOC128214941 gene encoding innexin unc-9-like: MESLIAQITTRFKTIKGHNNDDAIDRLSHVYTSVSLVIIAIFLTTAHFVGKPIHCWNPAHYDKDWYKGYIENYCWISNTYHVAFHEQLPEGIEERTDREITYYQWVPLILLFQAFLFKIPNIIWRLLHSHAGVSLHNMVDLAEKTQGTSPKDRQDTIQTLADIIDHWLKTERSWKDNRYTRMRDAMSQKCSLMCSKRGGNFLAGLYVIVKLLFFANVVAQFFILNAFMASNYNMYGFEVLHKLSDNTPWDNSPRFPLVTFCDFQIRQLQNIVRYSLQCVLPINLFNEKFFIFLWFWFFIMGIASLYSLVKTLVVVVDNGSRYQFVKKYLKIDNKIQSGLDRKVCRRFADQYLREDGVFVLRVITSNSTDLVTTDLVSELWRKFNTEEEKASANQSSNGLRDDFTDIKANN; this comes from the exons AT gGAGTCACTAATCGCCCAAATCACAACGAGGTTTAAGACGATCAAAGGGCATAACAACGACGACGCCATAGATCGACTCAGTCACGTGTACACATCAGTTTCACTTGTCATCATTGCCATCTTCCTCACTACAGCGCATTTCGTCGGCAAGCCAATTCACTGTTGGAACCCCGCACACTATGACAAGGACTGGTATAAGGGCTACATAGAAAACTATTGCTGGATCTCCAATACGTACCACGTAGCCTTTCATGAGCAGCTACCTGAAGGAATTGAGGAACGCACGGACAGGGAAATAACCTACTACCAATGGGTACCGCTGATTCTGCTTTTTCAGGCTTTCTTGTTCAAAATACCGAACATTATCTGGAGATTGCTCCATTCGCATGCCGGTGTAAGCCTTCACAACATGGTCGACCTGGCTGAAAAGACACAGGGGACGTCGCCGAAGGATCGACAGGATACTATTCAAACTCTTGCTGACATCATTGATCACTGGTTGAAAACGGAGAGATCATGGAAAGACAATCGCTATACAAGGATGAGAGATGCAATGAGTCAGAAATGCAGTCTGATGTGTAGTAAACGAGGTGGTAATTTTCTTGCCGGTCTCTACGTAATCGTGAAGCTTTTGTTCTTTGCAAATGTTGTTGCGCAGTTCTTTATCCTGAATGCATTCATGGCATCGAATTACAATATGTATGGATTTGAGGTCCTTCACAAATTGTCCGATAACACTCCTTGGGATAACAGTCCTCGCTTTCCTCTTGTAACTTTCTGTGACTTCCAGATTCGACAGCTTCAGAATATTGTTCGGTACAGTCTACAATGCGTTCTCCCGATCAACCTCTTCAACGAAAAGTTCTTCATCTTTCTTTGGTTCTGGTTTTTCATAATGGGTATTGCATCACTGTACAGCCTCGTAAAAACTTTAGTTGTGGTCGTTGACAATGGCAGTCGCTATCAATTCGttaaaaaatatctgaaaattgacaataaaattcAGAGCGGATTGGACAGGAAAGTTTGCCGGAGATTCGCGGATCAGTACTTGCGAGAAGATGGTGTGTTTGTCCTTAGAGTTATCACTAGCAACTCGACGGATCTTGTCACGACAGATTTGGTGTCTGAACTGTGGAGAAAGTTTAATACAGAAGAAGAAAAAGCGTCAGCCAATCAATCATCTAATGGACTTCGAGATGATTTCACTGACATAAAAGCAAATAACTAG
- the LOC128214333 gene encoding uncharacterized protein LOC128214333: MSTPEGEKMKLRAGVKEIQAKLKMGYGEDSDPCYKEGRLVMACKAMGQSKDECKELALNVKRCRKFWVVVKADRMKKGISPAFPKIQDRPAVMEEYKDTLEKIRQKKSMCVIQ; this comes from the exons ATGTCAACACCAGAAGgcgaaaaaatgaaattaagagCCGGTGTGAAGGAGATCCAGGCTAAATTAAAAATGGGTTATGGGGAGGATAGTGACCCTTGTTATAAG GAGGGCCGGCTGGTAATGGCGTGTAAGGCTATGGGCCAATCCAAAGACGAATGCAAGGAACTTGCCTTAAACGTGAAACGATGCAGAAAATTCTGG GTAGTCGTGAAGGCGGATCGCATGAAGAAGGGGATATCACCAGCATTTCCGAAGATACAAGACAGACCCGCAGTTATGGAAGAATATAAAGACACCCTGGAAAAAATAAGACAGAAAAAGTCAATGTGTGTCATACAATAG